Proteins encoded by one window of Synechococcus sp. WH 7805:
- a CDS encoding glycoside hydrolase family 104 protein: protein MALPIFWSVPGLLRQTTTLIRSSKTSGPKILGIGALSVGLMMTSGTGIQAERSEERVDQAQTVADALRRQEQKERTDDLEATPYTITPERRALLNTIRYAEGTWKDGRDLGYRTLYGGGLFQDLSRHPERVVVKRYSSAAAGAYQFLPSTWQETARKLKLPSFAPKHQDQAALHLVKKRGALQEVDRNGLTRAAMNRLAPEWASFPTHAGRSAYGQPVKSHSELLAFYRSNLSELRNGTES, encoded by the coding sequence GTGGCGCTTCCAATCTTCTGGAGCGTTCCCGGCTTGCTGCGTCAAACCACCACGTTGATCCGCTCTTCCAAGACCTCCGGACCCAAGATCCTCGGCATTGGAGCCCTCAGCGTGGGTCTAATGATGACGTCGGGGACGGGCATCCAGGCCGAACGCTCCGAGGAGCGAGTGGATCAGGCTCAAACCGTGGCTGATGCTCTTCGTCGCCAAGAGCAGAAAGAGCGCACCGACGATCTAGAAGCCACTCCTTACACCATTACGCCGGAACGCAGGGCCCTGCTGAATACCATCCGCTACGCGGAAGGCACCTGGAAAGATGGCCGAGACCTCGGGTACCGCACCCTGTACGGCGGTGGGCTCTTTCAAGATCTGTCGCGTCATCCTGAACGTGTCGTGGTGAAGCGCTACTCCAGCGCTGCTGCCGGCGCTTACCAGTTCCTCCCCAGTACCTGGCAGGAAACAGCGCGCAAGCTCAAGCTCCCCAGCTTTGCTCCCAAGCATCAAGACCAAGCCGCTTTGCACCTGGTGAAAAAGCGCGGCGCCCTTCAGGAGGTCGACCGCAATGGGCTCACCAGGGCCGCCATGAACCGTCTGGCACCGGAATGGGCGTCTTTTCCCACCCATGCTGGACGCAGTGCCTATGGCCAACCCGTGAAGTCCCACTCCGAACTCTTGGCGTTTTACAGGAGCAATCTGAGCGAATTACGAAACGGAACCGAAAGCTGA
- a CDS encoding DUF1824 family protein translates to MTESAITSLGDLARLRGAPELSPEVWEGLRSELTEAMDSASWFTVGVMAPSAAQALAALRALERSQAWEPMTVIASTEEQGPVFLKANQNGGSIRIRIEQGLGEGILITGHGDDESHPSTTWGPLPLNFFNEAGPEGQH, encoded by the coding sequence ATGACGGAGTCTGCGATCACCTCCCTCGGAGATCTGGCCCGTCTGCGCGGGGCTCCGGAGCTCAGTCCTGAGGTCTGGGAAGGCCTGCGATCCGAGCTCACCGAAGCCATGGACAGCGCCAGCTGGTTCACCGTTGGCGTCATGGCCCCCTCTGCCGCTCAAGCCTTAGCGGCCCTTCGGGCGCTCGAACGCAGCCAGGCGTGGGAGCCCATGACTGTGATAGCCAGCACCGAGGAACAAGGACCTGTATTCCTCAAAGCCAATCAGAACGGTGGATCCATCCGCATCCGCATCGAACAGGGCCTGGGGGAAGGAATCCTGATCACTGGCCATGGTGATGACGAGAGTCATCCCAGCACCACTTGGGGGCCGCTTCCGCTGAACTTCTTCAATGAAGCTGGGCCAGAAGGACAACACTGA
- a CDS encoding M3 family metallopeptidase: MPPSELLRCEGLPQFDAIDAEQVDQQIPSLLADLSERFTALEDQLRDRLSEPDSTPLSWDELMPPFHALGERLRWSWGVVTHLTAVRNTPELREAHARQQPEVVRFSNRVGQSSVLHQALRSLLEQQNNTLDSTQVRILETELLSMQHRGVGLTGDDQQAFNRTSERLAALSTSFSNHVLDATQQWSLVVHDRNQLQGVPERVLENLAVAAATAGDRASSGAEPTAAEGPWRLGLDMPSYVPVLTHAEDRDLRETVYKAYVSRASQGDLDNGPLIEEILALRQEQAQRLGYANWAELSLASKMADGVDAVETLLEELRVAAMPVAERELKELNQLAASRGAMDALAPWDVSYWAEQLRRERFDLDQEALRPWFPLPQVLDGLFSLCERLFSIRIEAADGDAPIWHEDVRFFRVLDRRGEALAGFYLDPFSRPASKRGGAWMDECLNRKRQPNGDLTLPVAYLICNQTPPSGDTPSLMSFEEVETLFHEFGHGLQHMLTTVEHPQAAGINNVEWDAVELPSQFMENWCFDRRTLMGMARHWTTGEPLPEADYNKLCNSRTFMQGSGTLRQIHFALTDLRLHSQWSTNLGLSPDAFRRRIAETTTVLPPIDTDRFLCAFGHIFAGGYAAGYYSYKWAEVLSADAFSAFEEVGLDQDDAVAATGERFRNTILSLGGSLRPAEIYRQFRGRDASSKALIRHSGLKAS, from the coding sequence ATGCCCCCATCGGAACTGCTGCGTTGCGAGGGACTCCCTCAATTTGACGCCATCGATGCCGAGCAGGTGGATCAACAGATCCCGTCCCTGCTGGCTGATCTCAGTGAAAGGTTCACCGCTCTGGAGGACCAGCTTCGCGATCGCCTTTCTGAACCAGACAGCACCCCCCTGTCCTGGGACGAACTCATGCCTCCATTCCATGCTCTGGGGGAACGATTGCGCTGGAGCTGGGGCGTGGTGACGCACCTCACAGCCGTTCGCAACACGCCGGAGTTGCGTGAAGCCCACGCACGTCAACAACCTGAGGTGGTGCGTTTCAGCAACAGGGTCGGACAAAGCTCAGTCCTTCACCAGGCCCTGCGTTCCTTGCTGGAGCAACAGAACAACACGCTTGATTCAACCCAGGTCCGCATTCTCGAAACCGAACTGCTCTCGATGCAGCATCGCGGAGTTGGTCTGACAGGGGATGACCAACAGGCCTTCAACCGCACCAGCGAGCGTCTGGCAGCCCTTTCCACCAGTTTCAGCAATCACGTTCTCGACGCCACCCAGCAATGGAGCCTCGTGGTGCACGACCGCAATCAACTGCAGGGAGTTCCCGAACGCGTCCTGGAGAATCTGGCCGTTGCTGCAGCCACCGCGGGGGACCGTGCCTCCTCCGGTGCCGAGCCCACCGCCGCGGAAGGGCCTTGGCGACTGGGACTGGACATGCCGAGCTACGTGCCGGTCCTGACCCATGCCGAAGACCGCGATCTTCGCGAAACGGTGTACAAGGCCTACGTGAGCCGAGCGAGCCAGGGTGATCTCGACAATGGCCCGCTGATCGAAGAAATCCTTGCTTTACGCCAGGAGCAGGCCCAGCGACTGGGCTATGCCAACTGGGCTGAGCTGAGCCTGGCCTCCAAGATGGCCGATGGGGTGGATGCGGTGGAAACCCTTCTTGAAGAGCTCAGGGTTGCGGCCATGCCCGTCGCTGAACGGGAGCTGAAGGAACTGAACCAACTCGCCGCTAGCCGCGGTGCCATGGATGCTCTCGCTCCATGGGATGTGAGTTATTGGGCGGAGCAACTGCGCAGGGAGCGCTTCGATCTCGATCAGGAAGCCTTGAGGCCGTGGTTTCCCCTGCCCCAGGTTCTCGATGGCCTGTTCAGCCTCTGCGAACGCCTGTTTTCGATCCGCATTGAAGCGGCGGATGGTGATGCGCCCATCTGGCACGAGGACGTGCGGTTCTTCCGAGTCCTCGACCGCAGGGGAGAGGCCCTGGCTGGTTTTTACCTGGATCCCTTCAGCCGGCCGGCGAGCAAGCGCGGCGGGGCTTGGATGGATGAGTGCCTAAACCGCAAACGGCAACCCAACGGAGACTTAACCCTGCCGGTGGCCTACCTGATCTGCAATCAGACCCCACCCTCTGGAGACACCCCCAGCCTCATGAGCTTTGAGGAGGTGGAAACCCTCTTCCACGAATTCGGGCATGGCCTGCAGCACATGCTCACCACAGTCGAGCACCCCCAGGCCGCTGGCATCAACAACGTGGAGTGGGATGCCGTGGAACTCCCCAGTCAGTTCATGGAGAACTGGTGCTTCGACCGCAGGACACTGATGGGCATGGCCCGGCACTGGACAACGGGTGAGCCACTGCCCGAAGCGGATTACAACAAGCTCTGCAACAGCCGCACCTTCATGCAGGGCAGTGGCACCCTTCGCCAAATCCACTTCGCACTCACCGATCTTCGGCTTCACAGCCAATGGTCCACGAACCTCGGACTGAGCCCGGATGCCTTCCGTCGCCGTATCGCCGAGACGACGACAGTGCTGCCGCCGATCGATACCGACCGCTTCCTCTGCGCGTTCGGGCATATTTTCGCTGGCGGATATGCAGCTGGCTACTACTCCTACAAGTGGGCGGAAGTCCTTAGTGCTGACGCCTTCTCAGCATTTGAAGAGGTCGGTCTGGACCAGGATGATGCTGTGGCGGCCACGGGCGAGCGATTCCGCAACACGATCCTCAGCCTGGGGGGAAGTCTCCGTCCAGCAGAGATCTATCGACAGTTCCGAGGTCGGGATGCCAGCAGCAAAGCGCTCATCCGCCATTCGGGTTTGAAAGCCAGTTGA
- the thrB gene encoding homoserine kinase encodes MAQPRIGQTVVVDVPATTANIGPGFDCLGAALDLNNRFTMRRIEGDGERFELIIEGQEGSHLRGGAENLVYRAAQRVWKAAGEGPFALEARVRLAVPPARGLGSSATAIVAGLVGANALVGEPLSREKLLELAIDIEGHPDNVVPSLLGGLCMTAKAASQRWRVVRCEWMHSVKAVVAIPAIRLSTSEARRAMPKTVPVGDAVVNLGALTLLLQGLRTGNGDLIADGMHDRLHEPYRWRLIKGGQEVRQAALEAGAWGCSISGAGPSILALCPEEKGPSISQAMVRAWESVGIASRAPLLNLQTTGSHWQPRDAG; translated from the coding sequence ATGGCGCAGCCGCGCATAGGCCAGACCGTTGTGGTGGATGTTCCAGCCACCACAGCCAACATCGGACCAGGCTTCGACTGTCTCGGTGCAGCCCTGGACCTGAACAACCGCTTCACCATGCGGCGAATCGAGGGGGATGGTGAACGCTTCGAGCTGATCATCGAAGGGCAAGAGGGATCCCATCTCCGCGGTGGAGCCGAGAATCTGGTGTATCGAGCCGCTCAACGGGTTTGGAAGGCTGCAGGTGAAGGACCTTTCGCCCTCGAGGCCAGAGTGCGCCTGGCGGTTCCGCCGGCCCGCGGCCTCGGAAGCAGTGCCACAGCCATCGTCGCCGGCCTCGTGGGGGCCAATGCTCTGGTCGGAGAGCCTTTGAGCCGCGAGAAACTTCTGGAGCTAGCCATCGACATCGAAGGCCACCCCGACAATGTGGTGCCCTCCCTGCTCGGGGGTCTTTGCATGACAGCCAAGGCGGCATCGCAGCGATGGCGGGTGGTGCGCTGCGAATGGATGCACAGCGTCAAGGCCGTGGTTGCGATTCCCGCTATCCGTCTGAGCACCAGCGAAGCCCGTCGCGCCATGCCGAAAACCGTTCCCGTGGGAGATGCGGTGGTCAATCTTGGTGCGCTCACGCTGCTCCTTCAGGGCCTGCGCACAGGCAACGGCGATCTGATCGCCGATGGCATGCATGATCGGTTGCATGAGCCCTACCGGTGGCGCTTGATCAAGGGAGGGCAGGAAGTGCGCCAAGCCGCTCTCGAGGCGGGAGCCTGGGGCTGCTCCATCAGCGGAGCCGGTCCAAGCATTTTGGCCCTCTGCCCGGAGGAGAAAGGGCCGAGCATCAGCCAGGCCATGGTGAGAGCCTGGGAATCGGTCGGTATCGCCAGCCGTGCCCCCCTGCTGAATCTGCAGACGACTGGGAGCCACTGGCAGCCTCGCGATGCTGGGTAG
- the thrS gene encoding threonine--tRNA ligase: MANPDQQTVSSAAATTSAPPSPVVLPKTSENEQLLKIRHSMSHVMAMAVQQLFPQARVTIGPWTESGFYYDFDNPDPFTEADLKAIKKGMIKIINKKLPLERVEVSRSQAEAKIKAQNEPYKLEILEGLQEPITLYTLGEDWWDLCAGPHVDHTGQLNAKAFELESVAGAYWRGDETKAQLQRIYGTAWETPEQLAEHKRRKEEALRRDHRRIGKDLDLFSIEDEAGAGLVFWHPRGARMRLLIEDFWRQAHFEGGYELLYTPHVADISLWKTSGHLDFYAESMFGPMQVDEREYQLKPMNCPFHVLTYASKLRSYRELPIRWAELGTVYRYERPGVMHGLMRVRGFTQDDAHVFCLPEQISDEILKILDLTERILSTFDFNTYEINLSTRPEKSIGDDAVWDLATKGLIEALERKGWAYKIDEGGGAFYGPKIDLKIEDAIGRMWQCSTIQLDFNLPERFKLDYIAADGSKQRPIMIHRAIFGSLERFFGIMTENYAGDYPFWLAPEQVRLLPVTDEVQPYAERLLDQLTQVGVRATIDRSGDRLGKLIRTGEQMKIPVLAVIGAKEAEQNAVSLRSRRDGDLGVVTMADLLRAVQNANAQRAAGLELKG; encoded by the coding sequence ATGGCGAATCCCGATCAGCAGACGGTGAGCAGCGCGGCAGCAACGACCTCAGCCCCCCCCAGCCCAGTGGTGCTGCCCAAAACCAGCGAGAACGAGCAGCTGCTCAAAATCCGCCACTCCATGAGCCACGTGATGGCCATGGCGGTGCAACAGCTTTTTCCCCAGGCCCGCGTCACCATCGGCCCCTGGACTGAATCCGGTTTCTACTACGACTTCGACAACCCGGATCCCTTTACCGAAGCCGATCTGAAGGCGATCAAGAAAGGGATGATCAAGATCATCAACAAGAAACTGCCCCTCGAGCGCGTCGAGGTGAGCCGCAGCCAGGCCGAAGCAAAGATCAAGGCCCAGAACGAGCCTTACAAACTGGAGATTCTGGAAGGCCTCCAAGAGCCGATCACCCTCTACACCCTGGGTGAGGACTGGTGGGACCTCTGCGCCGGCCCCCACGTGGATCACACCGGCCAGCTCAACGCCAAGGCTTTTGAGCTGGAGAGCGTGGCGGGGGCTTACTGGCGCGGCGATGAAACCAAGGCCCAGTTGCAACGCATCTACGGCACCGCCTGGGAGACCCCCGAACAGCTGGCCGAGCACAAGCGCCGCAAGGAAGAGGCCCTGCGGCGTGACCATCGCCGCATCGGTAAAGACCTTGATCTGTTTTCAATCGAGGATGAAGCCGGTGCCGGTCTGGTGTTCTGGCACCCCCGAGGCGCCCGCATGCGTCTGCTGATCGAGGACTTCTGGCGCCAGGCCCACTTCGAAGGTGGCTACGAGCTGCTCTACACCCCCCACGTGGCCGACATCAGCCTCTGGAAGACCTCTGGCCACCTCGACTTTTATGCCGAAAGCATGTTCGGCCCGATGCAGGTGGACGAGCGGGAGTACCAGCTCAAGCCGATGAACTGCCCGTTCCATGTGCTCACCTACGCCAGCAAGCTGCGCAGCTACCGGGAACTGCCGATCCGCTGGGCTGAGCTGGGAACCGTGTACCGCTACGAGCGGCCGGGAGTGATGCACGGCCTGATGCGCGTGCGCGGCTTCACCCAAGACGACGCCCACGTGTTCTGCCTTCCAGAACAGATCAGCGATGAGATCCTGAAAATCCTTGACCTCACCGAGCGGATTCTCTCCACCTTCGACTTCAATACCTACGAAATCAACCTTTCCACTCGCCCGGAGAAATCAATCGGTGATGACGCCGTCTGGGATCTGGCCACCAAAGGGTTAATCGAAGCGCTGGAACGCAAAGGCTGGGCTTACAAGATCGATGAAGGCGGCGGGGCCTTCTATGGTCCCAAGATCGATCTCAAGATCGAAGATGCCATTGGCCGGATGTGGCAGTGCTCCACCATCCAGCTCGATTTCAACCTGCCGGAGCGGTTCAAGCTCGATTACATCGCTGCGGATGGCAGCAAACAGCGCCCGATCATGATCCACCGGGCCATCTTCGGCTCTCTGGAGCGGTTCTTCGGGATCATGACCGAGAACTACGCGGGCGACTATCCGTTCTGGCTGGCCCCCGAGCAGGTGCGGCTGCTACCGGTCACCGATGAGGTGCAGCCCTACGCCGAACGCCTGCTGGACCAGCTCACCCAGGTGGGGGTGCGGGCCACGATCGATCGCAGCGGCGACCGTCTCGGCAAGTTGATCCGTACCGGCGAACAGATGAAAATTCCTGTTCTGGCCGTGATCGGTGCCAAGGAAGCTGAACAAAATGCCGTGAGTCTTCGCAGCCGCAGGGATGGCGATCTCGGTGTGGTGACTATGGCCGATTTACTCCGCGCTGTTCAGAACGCCAACGCACAACGTGCCGCAGGACTGGAGCTGAAGGGATGA
- a CDS encoding triacylglycerol lipase, whose protein sequence is MTTSVTVPSSVRRPLVLVHGLWDSPRLFNRLVRRLDAYQWPVSVPHLPHRLGAVPLVSLAERLDDHIRQRWGDGCVIDLLGFSMGGIISRVWLQQLGGARRTHRFISVGSPQRGTLTAQWIPRWLLAGLADMKRGSALLRSLNADPSLLQDLDCVSCFCGCDLMVVPGWQAHLPVGTVRSIPVLTHQQLISNPHALDVLMQTLLRDASSADG, encoded by the coding sequence ATGACCACTTCGGTCACGGTGCCCTCGTCAGTTCGGCGTCCTCTCGTTCTTGTTCACGGGCTCTGGGATTCCCCCCGTCTCTTCAATCGTTTGGTTCGCCGCCTGGATGCCTACCAGTGGCCGGTGTCGGTGCCGCACCTTCCCCATCGTCTCGGTGCGGTGCCGCTTGTCTCTCTCGCCGAACGTCTGGATGATCACATCCGCCAACGCTGGGGAGATGGCTGCGTGATTGATCTACTGGGTTTCTCCATGGGGGGCATCATCAGTCGTGTTTGGCTTCAGCAGTTGGGGGGAGCCCGGAGAACCCATCGCTTCATCAGTGTCGGCAGTCCACAGCGCGGCACGCTCACGGCACAGTGGATTCCCCGCTGGTTGTTGGCTGGGCTGGCCGATATGAAACGCGGCAGTGCCTTGCTGCGTTCTCTGAATGCGGATCCTTCGCTACTGCAAGACCTCGACTGTGTGAGTTGTTTCTGCGGTTGCGATCTCATGGTGGTGCCCGGATGGCAAGCCCATCTCCCCGTCGGAACGGTGCGGAGCATCCCAGTGCTGACCCATCAGCAGCTCATATCCAATCCTCATGCGTTGGATGTGCTGATGCAGACCCTCCTTCGCGACGCATCCTCTGCGGACGGGTGA
- a CDS encoding glucokinase, giving the protein MAAKTFLAGDLGGTKTLLAIYSETDRGLNKKHSHRYASAEWNDLESMLGDFLKTLPPGVSKPETSCIAVAGPVQNGTAKLTNLPWSMSESSLCDATGLQRLELVNDFAVLIHGLPHLNASQQVVLQTGSGRDTPTESGHDGGAVAILGAGTGLGMARGLPAARGWLALPSEGGHREFAPRTEDEWHLAQWMRRDLDLDRLSIERVVSGTGLGYVMCWMLSTHDNADHPLQAKAKAWRTLPADHPEHEDLPAHTSQAAVSGDPLAQAAMTLWLGAYGSAAGDLALQELCIGGLWIGGGTAEKVIDGLRSPQFLEPLRRKGRFRPLIESITIRAVTDPEAGLFSSACRARDLAESGGTLA; this is encoded by the coding sequence ATGGCAGCCAAAACATTTTTGGCCGGTGATCTCGGAGGCACCAAGACCCTGCTGGCCATCTACAGCGAAACCGATCGGGGGCTGAACAAGAAGCATTCCCATCGCTATGCGTCGGCTGAGTGGAACGATCTTGAGTCGATGCTGGGTGATTTTCTCAAGACCCTGCCTCCAGGTGTGTCCAAACCTGAAACCAGCTGTATCGCCGTGGCCGGACCAGTCCAGAACGGCACGGCAAAGCTCACCAATCTCCCCTGGAGCATGAGCGAATCCTCGCTCTGCGATGCCACAGGACTGCAACGACTTGAGCTGGTCAACGACTTTGCTGTGCTCATCCATGGCCTGCCCCACCTCAACGCATCGCAACAGGTGGTGCTGCAGACCGGAAGCGGCCGAGACACTCCGACAGAATCAGGACACGACGGCGGAGCCGTGGCCATTCTTGGTGCAGGCACGGGCCTGGGAATGGCTCGCGGCCTTCCGGCGGCCAGGGGCTGGCTGGCCTTGCCCAGCGAGGGCGGTCACCGGGAATTCGCCCCGCGAACTGAAGATGAATGGCATTTGGCCCAGTGGATGCGACGTGACCTTGATCTCGATCGACTGTCGATCGAACGCGTTGTCAGCGGCACGGGGCTTGGGTATGTGATGTGCTGGATGCTCTCCACGCATGACAACGCCGATCACCCCCTGCAGGCCAAGGCAAAAGCCTGGAGGACGCTGCCGGCAGACCACCCGGAGCATGAAGACTTGCCAGCCCACACCAGCCAGGCAGCGGTTTCAGGTGATCCTTTAGCCCAGGCCGCGATGACGCTGTGGCTCGGAGCTTATGGATCCGCTGCAGGGGATCTGGCCCTTCAGGAACTTTGCATCGGTGGACTCTGGATCGGCGGTGGTACAGCGGAAAAGGTCATCGACGGCCTGCGCTCGCCGCAGTTTTTGGAGCCTCTTCGCCGGAAAGGACGCTTCAGGCCCCTGATCGAAAGCATCACCATTCGGGCCGTGACCGATCCGGAGGCCGGATTGTTCAGTTCAGCCTGCAGGGCACGCGATCTGGCGGAGTCGGGTGGGACACTGGCCTGA
- a CDS encoding DUF2605 domain-containing protein, which translates to MKPDRDPEADALLESLLDSLLRDFNHWFHRGEELLRVCPDAVMDRKDREAMAARLDEGLRAIEATRALVSASPEAMAVSMDAMAPWHQLVMEVWALAAQVSRTSR; encoded by the coding sequence ATGAAGCCGGATCGGGATCCTGAAGCCGATGCTCTGCTGGAGTCCCTCCTGGATTCACTGTTGAGGGATTTCAATCACTGGTTCCATCGGGGAGAAGAGTTGCTGAGGGTCTGTCCGGACGCTGTGATGGATCGAAAGGACCGTGAGGCCATGGCGGCGCGGCTGGATGAGGGCCTCAGGGCCATCGAAGCAACACGAGCGCTCGTGAGCGCCAGTCCTGAGGCGATGGCCGTGTCGATGGATGCCATGGCTCCGTGGCACCAGCTGGTGATGGAGGTTTGGGCTCTGGCGGCTCAGGTGTCCAGAACGTCTCGATGA
- a CDS encoding NAD(P)H-quinone oxidoreductase subunit 4 — MDANLPLTAASDAGFPWLSLIVLLPAAAALLMPLLPGDDQTPSPVPRNVAIGVLLVDLVLMLAVFSQHFDPTSSELQLVERVSWLPVIGLEWSLGADGLSAPLVVLSGLVTLLSVAASWNVTHKSRLYFGLLLVQASAQGLVFLSQDFLLFFLAWELELVPVYLLIAIWGGQNRQYAATKFILYTALASLLILISGLALALSGDTFTLNLNELAQRSPGGSFGLLCYLGFLVGFGVKLPMFPLHTWLPDAHGEANAPVSMLLAGVLLKMGGYALLRFNVQMLPDAHLVMAPALIILGIVNIVYGALNAFAQDNVKRRIACSSVSHMGFVLLGIGAVDALSISGAMLQMISHGLIAAAMFFVTGCFYERTKTLSIPNMGGLAKVLPITFAFFLASSLASLALPGMSGFISEITVFLGITSQESFTTLFRVTTIVLAAIGLVLTPIYLLSMCRRVFFGPRIPALAFVEDMRPRELVIGLTLLVPTLVIGIWPRIAMDLYEASTDALAVDLAKHTVVAMRALLPTG, encoded by the coding sequence ATGGACGCAAATCTGCCTTTGACGGCTGCGTCCGACGCAGGCTTTCCCTGGTTGTCGCTGATCGTGTTGCTACCTGCGGCGGCGGCATTGCTCATGCCCCTGTTGCCTGGCGACGACCAAACCCCGTCGCCGGTGCCACGCAACGTGGCGATCGGCGTTCTGCTGGTGGATCTCGTCCTGATGCTGGCTGTGTTCAGCCAACATTTTGATCCGACGAGCAGTGAGCTCCAGCTTGTTGAACGAGTCAGCTGGCTTCCGGTCATCGGTCTGGAGTGGTCCCTGGGGGCCGATGGTCTCTCCGCACCTCTTGTTGTTCTCAGCGGTCTGGTCACGCTGCTCTCCGTTGCGGCCAGCTGGAATGTCACGCATAAATCACGGCTTTACTTCGGTCTGCTGCTGGTCCAGGCCTCGGCCCAGGGCCTTGTGTTCCTGTCCCAGGATTTCCTGCTGTTCTTCCTGGCCTGGGAGCTGGAACTGGTCCCCGTTTATCTACTGATCGCCATTTGGGGTGGTCAGAACCGTCAGTACGCCGCGACCAAATTCATCCTCTACACCGCTCTTGCGTCACTGCTGATCCTGATCAGCGGGCTGGCACTCGCCCTGTCCGGCGACACCTTCACGCTCAACCTCAATGAGCTCGCACAGCGCTCACCGGGAGGAAGTTTCGGTCTTCTTTGTTACCTCGGCTTCCTTGTGGGCTTCGGGGTGAAACTACCGATGTTCCCTCTTCATACCTGGCTTCCCGATGCCCACGGGGAAGCGAATGCTCCGGTTTCCATGCTTTTGGCAGGCGTGCTTCTGAAAATGGGTGGCTACGCCCTGCTGAGATTCAACGTTCAGATGCTTCCGGATGCCCACCTCGTGATGGCACCAGCTCTGATCATCCTGGGCATCGTCAACATCGTGTACGGCGCTCTCAATGCCTTCGCGCAGGACAACGTGAAGCGCAGAATCGCCTGCAGCTCGGTCAGTCACATGGGATTTGTGCTGCTGGGCATCGGTGCCGTCGATGCACTCAGCATCAGTGGAGCCATGCTGCAAATGATCAGTCATGGCCTGATTGCCGCGGCCATGTTCTTCGTGACCGGGTGCTTTTACGAGCGCACCAAAACCCTGTCCATCCCCAACATGGGCGGACTGGCCAAGGTGCTTCCGATCACCTTCGCCTTCTTCCTCGCCAGCTCCCTGGCATCCCTCGCACTGCCGGGCATGAGTGGATTCATCAGTGAAATCACCGTGTTCCTCGGCATCACCAGCCAGGAGAGTTTCACCACACTGTTCAGGGTCACAACAATCGTGCTCGCGGCCATCGGTCTGGTTCTCACTCCGATTTATCTCCTTTCGATGTGCCGTCGGGTGTTCTTCGGTCCGCGGATTCCCGCCCTCGCATTTGTGGAAGACATGCGTCCTCGCGAGCTGGTGATCGGTCTCACCCTGCTGGTCCCCACGCTTGTGATTGGTATCTGGCCCCGGATCGCCATGGATCTGTACGAAGCTTCCACCGATGCGCTGGCGGTGGATCTGGCCAAACACACCGTCGTGGCCATGCGCGCTCTCCTCCCCACCGGCTGA
- a CDS encoding dihydroneopterin aldolase, protein MPSLIPSLDVIRIDDLCLWAHVGVLEHERRDGQWFRLDLALHLDLSGAAALDALDATADYSLAVNALQVLAAEIRCQTIEHFSERVFEVLESLYGALPMHLRLSKCSPPIAGFNGTVSIERWRNRPS, encoded by the coding sequence ATGCCCTCGCTGATCCCTTCACTCGATGTGATTCGCATCGATGACCTGTGCCTCTGGGCCCATGTGGGAGTGCTGGAGCATGAGCGCCGGGATGGGCAATGGTTCCGTTTGGATCTTGCCTTGCATCTGGATCTCTCCGGTGCTGCGGCATTGGATGCGCTTGATGCCACAGCCGACTACAGCCTGGCTGTGAACGCACTTCAGGTTCTCGCCGCTGAGATTCGTTGCCAGACAATCGAACACTTCAGCGAACGGGTCTTCGAGGTCTTGGAGAGTCTCTATGGAGCCCTGCCGATGCATCTGCGCCTCAGCAAATGTTCCCCACCCATCGCTGGATTCAACGGTACGGTGAGCATTGAGCGCTGGCGCAACAGGCCGTCTTGA
- a CDS encoding DUF2752 domain-containing protein, with product MRSASGHRRSGWLSLGVLAALVLRARGVPLLLPGCPLRTLTGIPCPTCFLTRSALATLHGDLGEALELHLFGPPLVLGLGWVGWRQAVMGRELPRLGSSRWLLLIVLGAGLGLYWIVRLGLWFGLDVPQPA from the coding sequence ATGAGGAGCGCTTCAGGCCATCGACGCAGCGGTTGGCTCAGCCTGGGAGTGCTTGCTGCCCTCGTTCTTCGCGCACGTGGCGTGCCTCTGCTGTTGCCAGGGTGCCCTCTGCGCACTCTCACAGGGATTCCCTGTCCCACTTGCTTTCTCACCCGTTCGGCTCTGGCCACGCTGCACGGTGATCTCGGAGAAGCCTTGGAGCTTCATCTCTTCGGCCCACCCCTGGTCTTGGGCCTGGGTTGGGTCGGATGGCGGCAGGCGGTTATGGGGAGAGAGCTGCCCAGGCTGGGATCGTCCCGCTGGCTCCTGCTCATCGTTCTCGGCGCTGGACTCGGTTTGTATTGGATCGTGCGCCTGGGGCTTTGGTTTGGTTTGGATGTTCCCCAGCCCGCTTGA